The Moorena producens PAL-8-15-08-1 genomic interval GCACTGGAATATGAGGCGCATTGGCTACCAATTGCCCTTGTTGGTCAAAAATCGCACAGGAAAAGTCTAGCCGTTCCTTGATATTGACTGAATAACTAGTATTTTGGAGAGTTGTCCCCATTTGCTCTGCTATGGAACGGAATAGATTGTTAAAGATTTCGAGCATGACCGGGTCAGGATGGGGTGAAGCTTGGACGGTATTTGGTGGCAGCTGATCTATAGTGCTATTAGTCAACATTTCCAGGTTGTCTTCCTGCTCCCCCAAACCAGATTTAACTAAAATCAAATGATTCCGTTCAGTCACCTCTGCTTTCCAACCAGGCTCAATCACATTAGTTCCGGTTGCTTCAATAATTAATGCCGGACCCAGCACCGAATCCCCTGGTTGCCAATCCTCTCGCCTAAACACAGGGGTATCCCACCACCGATTAGCGGTATACATTTGCACTGTAGCCACGGGAGCACACATTTCCCCACTCTGACGAGACCGTATGGGTTCTGTTGGGATAGCCATCCGCTTTACTAACTCTACCGAAACCGCTTCGACCATCAACGTTTTCCCTGGCACGATAAATCCATAGCGCTGTTGATGCAATCCCTCAAACTCTTCCCTAATCTGATCAATCCCACCAAACCCAACAACCAAAGCTGAATCGGTGCCCTCATAGCGCAAATGGACTCGCCGAATCACTTCAAGCTGGTTACTATTCCGATCCTGGGCATGGTTGTGGTTCAACTCTTCTATGCCCTGAGCCACCAACTTGGCTAAAATTCCCTCTAACTCCAACCCCTCTACTAACTCAGCCTCAACTGACTGTTCTTTCAATACCCTGATATCGGCTAAACCCATTCCATAAGCTGACAATACTCCAGCAAAGGGATGAATGAACACTCGCTTAATCCCTAAGGCTTCCGCAATTAAACACCCATGCTGGCCACCAGCACCGCCAAAGCAACATAGGGTATACTCGGAAACGTCATAGCCCCGTTGTAGAGAAATCTGCTTAATGGCATTGGCCATCTTCTCGACTGCGATCGCTAAAAATCCTGCTGCTACTTCCTCTGGTTTGCGGTTATCCCCAATCTGCTCTACCAATCCTTCAAACCTCTGCCTTACCACCTCAGCATCCAACGGCAAGTTACCATCCGCTCCAAACACCTTGGGAAAAAACCCTGGCTGCAACTTCCCTACCATCACATTGCAATCGGTCACCGTCAACGGACCCCCCTTACCGTAGGAAGCAGGACCTGGATTTGCCCCAGCCGACTCTGGTCCTACCCGATAACGGGCACCATCAAACTGGACAATGGAGCCACCACCAGCAGCTACTGTATTAATTGCCATCATTGGCGTGCGCAGCCGTACCCCAGCAATCTCAGTTTCAAAGGTACGCTCGTATTCCCCGTTGTAATGGGCGACATCTGTAGAAGTGCCACCCATATCAAAGGTAATTATCTTCTCAAAACCAGCAATTCGACTAGTCTGTACTGCTCCAACAATACCGCCAGCAGGTCCTGATAAAATACTATCCTTCCCTTGAAACTGTTGCGCGTCCGCCAGTCCTCCATTTGACTGCATGAACATCAATAGTCCAGAAGTTTTTCCCCCTAAGCCTTCAGGCCGGGTAGGTTGAAGGTTATTGTCCAAAGCTTCATTGGTCAACCCGCCAAGCTGCAACTGTTGTTCTACCTGATCTACATAGCGACGCAGAATCGGTGATAAATAGGCATCAACCACTGTGGTATCCCCCCGACTGACTAATTTCATCAAAGGGGTCACTTGATGAGATACTGATATTTGGGTAAAACCAATCTCTAATGCTATGGTGGCTATCTGCTGTTCATGAGTGGGATAGCGATAGCCGTGCATCAAGACAATGGCGCAGCTACGAATACCGTCATCATAAGCAGCTTGCAAGGATTGGCGGGTTTCAACCAGATTGATGGGGATTAGCTCTTCACCCTGGGCGCTGTACCGTTCTTCTATCTCAATCACCCGTTCATAGAGCATTTCAGGGAGCACAATTTCACGGGCAAAGATATTGGGGCGATTTTGATAACCAATGCGCAAAGCATCTTGGAAGCCTTTAGTAATTACTAGGACAGTGCGATCGCCCTTCCGTTCCAATAAGGCATTGGTGGCTACTGTCGTTCCCATCTTGATCGCTTCAATGGCATCACTGGGTATCGGCTGACCAACAGGGATGTCTAAAATCTCTCTAATTCCCTGTACTCCAGCATCTTGGTACCGTTCAGGATTTTCTGAAAGCAGCTTATGAATTATCAACTGCCCATCCGGGCGTTTTGCCACAATGTCCGTAAAGGTACCACCTCGATCAATCCAGAATTGCCAGCGTCCAGTGGAAGTAGTAGTCATATTTGCCCGATTTTTCCTAAAACATTAAACAGATGGGGAAGATGGCGGAGAATTTCCCAATAGTTTTGATTGTCGCTCTCGCCCCGTAGGGCATCCATTACCTCCATCCCGTAGGGTGTGTTAGGGGTGGGCTAACCCTAATTTTCCGCCTCTGAGCGCCTAGTTGAAATAGCCCACCCCGTAACGCACCACTTTTTTAATTAATTTCAATAATATACAGTTTAAATGCACAACAGCTTAGAGGTTGTCTGAGAAGTCTAATTTGCTACATCCAAGCCCCCTAAATCCCCCAATTTTGGGGGACTTTCAGAAGCCAATTGACTCTTGTTCCCCCCAAAGTTGGGGGGCTAGGGGGGCAAAATGCAGTATCAAAAAACTTTTCAGATATCCTCTTATAACGGATAAAATGCCATAGGTGAAATCAACAAACGTTTAGACAGCTTTTGGATTTGTCCAATTGTCAATTCTTGTTGACCACTAACAATTAAATTACAGGTTGCTTCGGAACCGAAAATCTCTATTATTTCTTGAGAGTGAAGATAATGCTCCTTCAGAATTACTCGCAATAAATCGGTTCCATAAATGTCAGGTATTAACTGACCACTATTGTTGCGGTTGTGTTGAAAAAACCTTTTCAGTCCCTCTTTGGCAATATAACCCAAAAACATAAACCCTAGACGTTTAACAGCTTCAATCAACAATTCATTCCACATAATTTTTATCTCCTGTATAGGGAATAGATAGTAACCA includes:
- a CDS encoding hydantoinase B/oxoprolinase family protein, coding for MTTTSTGRWQFWIDRGGTFTDIVAKRPDGQLIIHKLLSENPERYQDAGVQGIREILDIPVGQPIPSDAIEAIKMGTTVATNALLERKGDRTVLVITKGFQDALRIGYQNRPNIFAREIVLPEMLYERVIEIEERYSAQGEELIPINLVETRQSLQAAYDDGIRSCAIVLMHGYRYPTHEQQIATIALEIGFTQISVSHQVTPLMKLVSRGDTTVVDAYLSPILRRYVDQVEQQLQLGGLTNEALDNNLQPTRPEGLGGKTSGLLMFMQSNGGLADAQQFQGKDSILSGPAGGIVGAVQTSRIAGFEKIITFDMGGTSTDVAHYNGEYERTFETEIAGVRLRTPMMAINTVAAGGGSIVQFDGARYRVGPESAGANPGPASYGKGGPLTVTDCNVMVGKLQPGFFPKVFGADGNLPLDAEVVRQRFEGLVEQIGDNRKPEEVAAGFLAIAVEKMANAIKQISLQRGYDVSEYTLCCFGGAGGQHGCLIAEALGIKRVFIHPFAGVLSAYGMGLADIRVLKEQSVEAELVEGLELEGILAKLVAQGIEELNHNHAQDRNSNQLEVIRRVHLRYEGTDSALVVGFGGIDQIREEFEGLHQQRYGFIVPGKTLMVEAVSVELVKRMAIPTEPIRSRQSGEMCAPVATVQMYTANRWWDTPVFRREDWQPGDSVLGPALIIEATGTNVIEPGWKAEVTERNHLILVKSGLGEQEDNLEMLTNSTIDQLPPNTVQASPHPDPVMLEIFNNLFRSIAEQMGTTLQNTSYSVNIKERLDFSCAIFDQQGQLVANAPHIPVHLGSMSESVRSLIDAHGDSLKPGDVYILNNPYNGGTHLPDVTLVTPVFLNSSLGLIDSPSSSDSKEPSPLSPLFFVASRGHHADIGGITPGSMPPNSTSVKEEGVLIDNFLLVENGKFRDNEITQLLLGGQYPVRNLTQNIADLQAQIAANEKGVQELRQMVAHYGLETVQAYMGYVQDNAEESVRRVIDVLTDGSFSYQLDGGAKIQVTITIDRNNRSAKIDFTGTSAQLDSNFNAPSAVCKAAVLYVFRTLVDDDIPLNAGCLKPLEVIIPEGSMLNPRYPAAVVAGNVETSQAITDALYGALGVMAASQSTMNNFTFGNERYQYYETICGGSGAGVDFDGTDAVHTHMTNSRLTDPEVLEWRFPVLLDRFGIRPDSGGKGVHCGGNGVIRQIRFLEPMTAGILSGRRVVKPFGLNGGEAGALGKNYVERRDGTVEELGNTGVVEMNTGDVFVIETPGGGGYGLDSGDSAS